In one window of Rhodoglobus vestalii DNA:
- a CDS encoding M50 family metallopeptidase, translating into MDDFLGSLARTAPVEISPTLLIVIVAAAAVLSIPRPIWKWFGLFTTLVHELGHAVGAILTGRFVHGMKIRMNHSGEAVSSGRGALGSAISGSLGYPAPAIVGAIQLWCVVQGYTALALFVGGIILVLTLLVIRNAFGFLVVVVSSAASAALWVWASDAVQSYVLLVIAIALLVGSVRGLATVIGVHTRRRDQLSTSDAYLLFKRTGVPSVVWLLLFAALIGASVVWAVTTVLETPNR; encoded by the coding sequence ATGGATGATTTTCTCGGCTCTCTTGCCCGCACCGCGCCCGTCGAGATCTCTCCAACTCTGCTGATCGTCATCGTGGCCGCAGCAGCCGTGTTGAGCATTCCGCGGCCAATCTGGAAGTGGTTCGGGCTTTTCACGACGCTGGTGCACGAGTTGGGGCACGCCGTCGGCGCAATCCTGACCGGCCGCTTCGTGCACGGAATGAAGATTCGCATGAATCATTCGGGCGAGGCAGTCAGTAGCGGGCGAGGTGCTCTCGGGTCGGCGATCAGTGGATCCCTCGGCTACCCGGCCCCCGCCATCGTCGGAGCCATTCAGCTGTGGTGCGTTGTGCAGGGCTATACAGCGCTGGCACTCTTCGTCGGGGGCATCATTCTCGTTCTCACTCTGCTCGTGATTCGCAATGCATTCGGATTCCTGGTCGTCGTTGTATCGTCCGCAGCCAGTGCAGCACTCTGGGTTTGGGCCAGCGATGCGGTGCAAAGTTATGTGCTGCTCGTTATCGCGATCGCACTGCTGGTGGGCAGCGTCCGCGGCCTCGCCACGGTGATCGGTGTGCACACCCGCCGGCGCGACCAGCTGAGCACCTCAGATGCATACCTACTTTTTAAGCGCACCGGCGTCCCCTCGGTTGTCTGGTTACTGCTCTTCGCTGCCCTCATCGGCGCGAGCGTGGTGTGGGCGGTTACCACGGTGCTCGAAACACCAAACCGATGA
- a CDS encoding alpha/beta fold hydrolase, whose translation MGIWRSIRRRVFPLLSPKLNIAADEGEGPVIIFLHGIASSAATFAGVIPQLTDRYRCISLDLLGFGGSPSPPESNFTIEDHVAAINSTIHSLKLDAPFILVGHSLGSLLAARFAAMYPSRVSRLVMVSPPIYVPPEQIGDPLVRARVGAYLRAYEFLRTNKEFTMATVDRLRRLFQLDDILDVSEGNWRAFVLSLQNCIESQTTVSDIASVRVPIDVVYGSLDQFIAPGTMRIIEQMRHVTMHRVEANDHLVRRRLAKRLVEVVATGRKGVEKEA comes from the coding sequence ATGGGCATCTGGCGCAGCATTCGACGGAGAGTGTTTCCGTTGTTGTCGCCGAAGCTCAATATCGCGGCCGACGAAGGCGAAGGGCCAGTAATCATTTTCCTTCATGGCATCGCCTCCTCCGCGGCAACCTTTGCGGGAGTCATTCCGCAACTGACGGATCGATACCGCTGCATTTCTCTTGATCTTCTTGGGTTTGGCGGCTCCCCGAGCCCCCCAGAATCAAACTTCACCATCGAAGACCACGTCGCGGCAATCAATTCGACCATTCATTCGTTGAAGCTGGATGCTCCGTTCATTCTCGTAGGCCATTCCCTAGGCAGCCTGCTTGCGGCGCGATTTGCGGCAATGTACCCGAGCAGAGTGAGCCGACTCGTTATGGTGAGCCCACCGATCTATGTTCCCCCTGAGCAGATCGGTGACCCCCTCGTCCGGGCGCGCGTGGGCGCTTACCTGCGTGCCTACGAGTTTTTGCGCACCAACAAAGAGTTCACGATGGCGACCGTGGATAGGCTGCGGCGACTCTTTCAGCTCGACGACATCCTTGATGTTTCAGAGGGCAACTGGCGTGCATTCGTTTTGAGTCTGCAGAATTGCATCGAATCTCAGACGACGGTGAGCGATATTGCTTCGGTCAGGGTTCCCATCGATGTCGTTTATGGTTCACTCGATCAGTTCATTGCCCCCGGTACGATGCGCATCATCGAACAAATGCGTCACGTAACAATGCACCGGGTTGAGGCGAACGATCATCTTGTTCGCCGACGATTGGCGAAGCGGTTAGTCGAGGTTGTTGCCACGGGCCGAAAAGGCGTTGAGAAAGAAGCCTGA
- a CDS encoding DUF4349 domain-containing protein, which produces MRRTLLITTALAVSAFTLSGCSAASSDLAPAESQEYLVQESADGDSGSAESLAEGGIALNDALADTAREVITTGYMSVTVTSPDEASSDAIRITESVGGRVDGRSEYAPNEGDRGSATLTLRIPSSELTATLDKFKELGTLQEVSINSVDVTMESRDLEARITALDASVERLLALLSTAEDTDTLIKLETAISDRQGELESLKSQKRYFDDQVAMSTLTLSLVSVADAPTVEPDNFFAGLIAGWNSFIAFFAGLLITLGVLVPWLILAAIIAGIVVLIVRSKRRARRSAAATPLTPAEIPEPSQAPAAD; this is translated from the coding sequence ATGAGGCGCACACTACTAATCACAACCGCACTTGCCGTGTCAGCATTCACACTTTCCGGGTGCTCGGCAGCAAGCAGCGATCTGGCCCCGGCCGAGTCGCAAGAGTACCTTGTCCAAGAGTCAGCGGACGGGGATTCTGGTTCGGCGGAGAGCCTGGCCGAGGGCGGAATCGCGTTAAACGATGCTCTAGCCGACACCGCTCGGGAGGTCATCACCACCGGCTACATGTCGGTGACAGTGACGAGTCCGGATGAGGCGAGCAGCGACGCGATTCGCATCACTGAGTCGGTGGGTGGCCGCGTAGACGGACGCAGCGAATATGCACCAAATGAGGGCGATCGCGGGAGCGCAACGCTGACATTGAGGATCCCCTCCTCCGAGCTCACCGCCACTCTAGACAAGTTTAAAGAACTGGGAACGCTGCAAGAAGTCTCGATCAACTCCGTCGACGTCACGATGGAATCTCGCGACCTTGAGGCCCGCATTACAGCTCTCGACGCCTCCGTCGAACGCTTGCTTGCTCTGCTCAGCACAGCCGAAGATACCGACACGCTCATAAAGTTGGAGACCGCAATCTCCGACCGTCAGGGTGAACTCGAAAGTCTCAAGTCGCAGAAGCGTTATTTTGACGATCAGGTCGCCATGTCGACCCTCACGCTGAGCCTCGTCTCCGTCGCTGACGCGCCCACCGTCGAGCCTGACAATTTCTTCGCAGGCTTGATCGCCGGGTGGAACAGCTTTATCGCCTTCTTCGCCGGTCTGCTCATCACCCTCGGGGTGCTTGTGCCGTGGCTGATCCTCGCCGCAATCATCGCCGGGATCGTTGTGCTCATTGTGCGATCAAAGCGCAGAGCCCGGCGCAGCGCCGCAGCGACACCCCTCACCCCCGCTGAAATCCCGGAGCCATCACAAGCTCCAGCTGCCGACTAG
- a CDS encoding LLM class flavin-dependent oxidoreductase, with product MNQQVQFGLGTFGDVTVGESGTLLSQAQVIRNVVAEGVLADKLGIDYFGVGEHHRDDFAISAPETVLAALAMATTKIQLGSAVTVLSSDDPVRVYERFATVDALSNGRAEIILGRGSFTESFPLFGYNLGDYETLFSEKLDLFSELIKEEPVTWKGTLRADLNNQEVFPRTESGKLNTWIGVGGSPESVVRAARYGMPLVLAIIGGQPERFAPYTELFHRALAELGKPDLPIAVHSPGYITESDDDVVEELWPHYRVMRDRIGRERGWPASTEEEFIGEVQHGSMYAGSPETVAQKMAKTFLALGIQRFDMKYSAGTLPHEKMMRSIELYGTQVIPRVRELLADAS from the coding sequence GTGAATCAGCAGGTTCAGTTTGGCCTCGGCACATTTGGCGACGTTACGGTAGGCGAAAGTGGCACGCTGTTGAGTCAAGCCCAGGTCATCCGCAATGTTGTTGCTGAGGGTGTCTTGGCCGACAAGCTCGGCATCGACTACTTCGGGGTGGGAGAGCACCATCGCGATGATTTCGCAATCTCCGCTCCGGAAACGGTGCTGGCAGCTCTCGCGATGGCGACCACCAAGATCCAGCTGGGTTCGGCCGTGACGGTACTCAGCTCAGACGATCCGGTGCGGGTTTACGAACGATTTGCCACTGTTGATGCACTCTCGAACGGCCGTGCAGAGATCATCCTCGGCCGTGGGTCGTTCACCGAATCGTTCCCACTCTTCGGCTACAACCTGGGTGATTACGAGACGCTGTTTTCAGAGAAGCTTGACCTGTTCTCTGAGCTCATCAAGGAAGAGCCGGTGACATGGAAGGGAACGCTGCGGGCGGACCTCAACAATCAGGAAGTCTTTCCGCGCACCGAGTCGGGCAAGCTCAACACCTGGATTGGTGTGGGCGGAAGCCCCGAATCTGTGGTGCGCGCCGCCCGCTATGGGATGCCACTGGTGCTTGCCATTATCGGTGGCCAACCCGAACGTTTCGCGCCCTACACCGAACTCTTCCACCGCGCACTTGCCGAGCTTGGCAAGCCCGACCTGCCGATCGCGGTGCACTCGCCCGGCTACATCACCGAGTCAGATGACGATGTTGTCGAAGAACTGTGGCCGCACTACCGGGTGATGCGTGACCGCATCGGCCGCGAGCGGGGGTGGCCGGCATCCACTGAAGAAGAATTCATCGGTGAAGTGCAGCACGGTTCGATGTACGCCGGATCGCCGGAAACCGTAGCCCAGAAGATGGCCAAGACTTTCTTGGCTCTCGGCATCCAACGATTCGACATGAAGTACAGTGCGGGCACCCTGCCTCACGAAAAGATGATGCGCAGCATTGAGTTGTACGGCACCCAAGTGATTCCGCGCGTGCGCGAACTCCTAGCAGACGCCTCCTAG
- a CDS encoding glycerol-3-phosphate dehydrogenase/oxidase, with the protein MNDQSLTRETRDSAIQRLVDSTQPGRELDVLVIGGGITGAGIALDAAARGLETAVVEAQDWAAGSSSRASKLIHGGLRYLQMLDFKLVHEALTERDLLLNNVAPHLVRPLPFLYPLRHRVWERAFVGAGIALYDFLATVSTGKAKGKRSVPWHRHLSRKQLAARFPGLAHDAAVGAIEYWDANVDDARYVVNVIRTAHTHGAYAASRTQVVEITKNGDGVVNGAVLVDLETGTTFPVRATAVINSTGVWTGETQALAHQSGGLKVLASKGIHIVVPRERISGEAGLILQTSTSVLFVIPWSRYWVIGTTDTPWKENLLNPAATADDIDYVIAEANAVLADPIDRSDVIGTWAGLRPLLQPGTMEGTNSAKVSREHTVASPIPGLTVIAGGKFTTYRVMAKDAVDFALGKVAAKANPSTTASIALLGAEGLDDARDNTRELSERFGWNDQMIDHLLHRYGANIAEIAAIADAEPTMSQPLAHASAYLRVEIVYAITHEGALHLEDLMVRRTRMNYEYLNEGIAAVPEVAEIAAPLLGWSEQTTAHEVAVYHQMVDAVAAASLKRDDESASEVREAAPQIVPLATPTEDATEAEAEQS; encoded by the coding sequence ATGAATGATCAGTCCCTCACACGAGAAACCCGTGACAGCGCCATCCAGCGCCTCGTCGACAGCACGCAGCCGGGTCGTGAGCTTGACGTATTGGTCATTGGAGGCGGAATCACCGGTGCTGGCATTGCTTTGGATGCCGCGGCGCGTGGCCTAGAAACCGCCGTTGTTGAGGCGCAGGACTGGGCGGCGGGCTCATCCAGCCGGGCAAGCAAACTGATCCACGGCGGACTGCGCTACCTGCAGATGTTGGACTTCAAGCTCGTTCACGAGGCACTCACCGAGCGGGACCTTCTGCTGAACAATGTGGCCCCGCACCTCGTTCGCCCGCTTCCGTTTCTTTACCCGCTGCGTCACCGGGTGTGGGAGCGTGCCTTCGTTGGCGCAGGAATTGCGCTCTACGACTTTCTTGCCACCGTCAGCACGGGCAAAGCGAAGGGCAAGCGCAGCGTGCCCTGGCACCGCCACCTTTCGCGAAAGCAGCTCGCGGCTCGCTTTCCGGGGCTGGCCCATGATGCGGCCGTCGGTGCGATCGAGTATTGGGACGCCAACGTCGACGACGCCCGGTATGTCGTTAATGTGATTCGTACCGCGCACACTCACGGCGCGTATGCCGCTAGCCGCACACAGGTAGTCGAGATCACCAAGAACGGCGATGGCGTCGTCAATGGCGCGGTACTCGTCGATCTTGAGACCGGAACCACGTTCCCCGTGCGGGCCACCGCAGTGATCAACTCCACCGGTGTGTGGACGGGCGAAACTCAGGCGCTGGCACACCAGAGTGGTGGACTGAAAGTGCTAGCGTCCAAGGGCATCCACATTGTTGTTCCTCGCGAACGCATCTCGGGTGAAGCTGGCCTGATTCTGCAAACCTCCACGAGCGTCCTGTTCGTGATTCCGTGGTCGCGGTACTGGGTTATTGGCACCACCGACACCCCGTGGAAAGAGAATCTACTCAACCCCGCCGCCACCGCGGATGACATTGACTACGTCATTGCCGAAGCGAACGCCGTGCTTGCCGACCCCATCGATCGCTCCGACGTGATCGGCACCTGGGCTGGACTTCGCCCGCTGCTGCAGCCCGGCACGATGGAGGGCACCAACTCTGCGAAGGTTTCGCGAGAGCACACCGTTGCCTCGCCCATTCCAGGCCTCACGGTGATCGCTGGCGGAAAGTTCACCACCTATCGCGTGATGGCGAAAGACGCGGTCGACTTTGCGCTCGGAAAAGTCGCCGCGAAAGCGAACCCGTCGACCACCGCATCCATCGCCCTGCTGGGTGCTGAAGGCCTCGACGACGCACGCGACAACACGCGAGAATTGAGTGAGCGCTTCGGGTGGAACGACCAGATGATCGACCACCTGCTGCACCGCTACGGTGCCAATATCGCTGAGATCGCCGCTATCGCTGATGCCGAACCGACCATGTCACAACCCCTTGCCCACGCATCCGCATACCTCCGCGTCGAGATTGTCTATGCGATCACCCACGAGGGCGCACTCCACCTCGAAGACCTCATGGTTCGCCGCACGCGGATGAACTACGAATACCTCAACGAAGGGATCGCGGCAGTGCCCGAGGTCGCCGAGATCGCCGCCCCCCTCCTCGGCTGGAGTGAGCAGACCACCGCGCACGAGGTCGCCGTCTACCACCAGATGGTGGATGCTGTAGCAGCCGCATCGCTGAAGCGCGACGACGAGAGCGCGTCTGAAGTTCGCGAGGCCGCGCCGCAGATTGTGCCACTTGCCACACCAACCGAAGACGCAACTGAAGCTGAAGCCGAACAGTCGTAA
- a CDS encoding sugar-binding transcriptional regulator, translating into MEREEAMLAASSMYYLQDIKMETIASRLHMSRSSVSRLLRDARESGLVEISLRPTPTRGPGLAKKIATCFGVEAHVVPVADLADEPERLDQVARTTARIVTGWFDSDMIMGVAWGTTLAAIARHLGKKPTRGSAIVQLNGAANVRTSGVEYAGSLIAGFGEAFDAQVHLFPVPAFFDYAETRNAMWSERSIVRVLEYQRRADIALFSIGAIAGEVPSHVYSAGYLEAADIQTLDSEGIVGDVCTIFLRKDGTYEDLSMNARATGPTPAELRSIPRRICGVAGDNKVVPLLAALRAGVITDLVVDEQTATKLIEYVLALKDDPVPEAESALQVAN; encoded by the coding sequence ATGGAACGTGAAGAGGCAATGCTGGCCGCATCATCGATGTACTACCTTCAGGACATCAAGATGGAGACCATCGCGAGTCGCCTGCACATGTCCCGCTCGAGTGTGTCTCGTTTGCTCCGTGACGCACGCGAGAGTGGACTGGTAGAGATTTCGCTCCGGCCGACCCCCACGCGCGGACCTGGGCTCGCCAAAAAGATCGCGACATGTTTTGGGGTTGAGGCCCACGTTGTGCCGGTTGCCGATCTTGCTGATGAGCCCGAACGCCTCGATCAGGTCGCCAGAACCACCGCTCGAATCGTGACCGGGTGGTTCGATTCCGACATGATTATGGGCGTCGCCTGGGGAACCACCCTGGCGGCAATTGCGCGGCATCTGGGTAAGAAACCGACACGAGGAAGTGCCATAGTGCAGCTCAACGGGGCGGCCAATGTGCGCACCTCAGGAGTCGAATACGCGGGCAGTCTGATCGCCGGATTCGGCGAAGCGTTCGACGCTCAGGTGCACCTATTCCCCGTTCCGGCATTCTTCGATTACGCCGAAACTCGCAACGCGATGTGGTCAGAACGGTCGATTGTGCGAGTGCTCGAATATCAGCGTCGAGCTGACATCGCCCTGTTCTCAATCGGCGCTATCGCGGGTGAAGTTCCCAGCCACGTTTACTCGGCTGGTTACCTCGAAGCCGCCGACATCCAGACGCTCGATAGCGAAGGGATTGTCGGTGACGTGTGCACCATCTTCTTGCGCAAAGATGGCACCTACGAAGACCTCTCGATGAACGCACGTGCAACGGGACCAACACCGGCTGAACTGCGCTCGATCCCCCGCCGCATTTGCGGGGTCGCCGGCGATAACAAGGTTGTACCCCTGCTGGCGGCACTGCGCGCCGGGGTCATCACTGACTTGGTAGTTGATGAACAGACCGCCACAAAGCTGATCGAATATGTGCTGGCACTGAAAGATGACCCTGTTCCTGAGGCGGAAAGTGCCTTGCAAGTAGCCAATTAG
- a CDS encoding NAD(P)H-quinone dehydrogenase: MAYEFERTQRIAILGGGPGGYEAALAGAQLGAEVTLVERAGVGGAAVLTDVVPSKTLIATAEATNAIRGAADLGVQFYSRGDSGRIVRPEITVNLAAVNARLMRLAQQQSDDMKSQLIKAGVRVIEGEGRLDGPQRLVVSTGKGVAGTDFDEIDADTVIVSVGARPRLLDSAMPDGKRILTWTQLYTLDQTPEHLIVVGSGVTGAEFASAYTALGAKVTLISSRDRVLPGEDEDAARVIEDVFKRNGMTVLSKSRAQSVKTTKDGVVATLQDGTTVDGSHCLMAVGSLPNTENLGLEEAGVQLTESGHIRVNRVARTSMPSIYAAGDCSDFFPLASVASMQGRTAVFHAMGDGVTPIELRNVASNIFTQPEIATVGWTQKQIEDGLVQGTIYKLPLASNPRAKMMGIKDGFVKLFARTGSGTVIGGVIVAPNASELIISVALAVEHRLTVDQIARAFSVYPSLTGSITDAARAMHIVH; encoded by the coding sequence ATGGCCTATGAGTTCGAGCGCACGCAACGTATCGCAATACTCGGCGGTGGCCCCGGCGGCTACGAAGCAGCCCTTGCGGGAGCGCAATTGGGGGCCGAGGTGACGTTGGTCGAACGTGCCGGTGTCGGTGGGGCCGCGGTACTCACGGATGTCGTTCCGTCAAAGACTCTGATCGCGACCGCTGAGGCGACGAATGCTATTCGAGGTGCCGCCGATTTGGGCGTGCAGTTTTATTCTCGTGGCGACTCTGGCCGCATCGTTCGGCCCGAAATCACGGTCAACTTGGCTGCCGTCAACGCGCGGCTCATGCGGTTGGCTCAGCAGCAGTCCGACGATATGAAGTCTCAACTCATCAAAGCTGGCGTGCGCGTGATCGAAGGCGAGGGCCGTCTTGATGGCCCCCAGCGACTGGTCGTTTCTACGGGTAAGGGCGTTGCCGGTACTGATTTCGACGAGATCGACGCCGATACGGTGATTGTTTCGGTCGGCGCGCGCCCGCGGTTGCTTGACTCCGCGATGCCTGACGGCAAGCGCATCCTCACCTGGACTCAGCTCTACACACTCGACCAAACTCCGGAGCACCTCATCGTGGTTGGTTCGGGCGTCACCGGCGCCGAATTTGCCTCCGCGTATACGGCTCTTGGCGCCAAAGTCACCCTGATCTCGTCGCGCGACCGAGTGCTGCCGGGAGAAGATGAAGACGCCGCTCGCGTTATTGAAGATGTCTTCAAGCGCAACGGTATGACGGTGCTCTCCAAGTCGCGCGCTCAATCAGTGAAGACCACAAAAGACGGAGTCGTCGCTACCCTGCAAGACGGAACCACAGTTGACGGCAGCCACTGCCTGATGGCGGTTGGTTCACTGCCGAACACCGAAAATCTGGGGCTCGAAGAAGCGGGTGTGCAGCTGACGGAGTCTGGCCACATCCGTGTCAATCGGGTTGCTCGCACCTCAATGCCGTCAATTTACGCGGCCGGTGACTGTTCCGACTTTTTCCCACTGGCGTCGGTGGCATCGATGCAGGGCCGCACCGCGGTCTTCCATGCCATGGGTGATGGTGTCACGCCGATTGAATTGCGCAACGTAGCCTCCAATATTTTCACCCAGCCAGAGATTGCCACCGTGGGGTGGACGCAAAAGCAGATCGAAGATGGGCTGGTCCAGGGAACGATCTATAAGCTGCCGCTGGCGTCAAACCCACGCGCCAAGATGATGGGCATCAAAGACGGCTTCGTGAAGCTTTTTGCCCGCACCGGCTCGGGCACTGTCATCGGCGGTGTTATCGTGGCGCCCAATGCCTCCGAGCTGATTATTTCGGTCGCGCTCGCGGTGGAGCACCGCCTAACAGTCGACCAGATTGCTCGCGCATTCTCCGTCTACCCGTCACTGACGGGCAGCATTACGGATGCGGCGCGCGCCATGCACATCGTTCACTAA
- a CDS encoding purine-nucleoside phosphorylase, with amino-acid sequence MSQLPTTNPLDDPTADPFAIAQLAAATITDLTGVEKHDIALTLGSGWGKAADIIGETTATLAAADVPGFSKPALEGHVGTIRSVLLPNNKRALVIGARTHYYENHGVRRVVHSVRTAAATGAKTMILTNGAGGIKDTWTPGTPVLISDHLNLTADSPLEGATFIDLTDLYSKRLRAIAQSIDPSLDEGVYTQFRGPHYETPAEVQMAKIMGGHIVGMSTALEAIAARQAGMEILGMSLITNLAAGIQTTPLSHEEVLQAGKDAEEQISALLAQIVIAL; translated from the coding sequence ATGTCACAGTTGCCCACCACAAATCCTCTCGACGACCCCACCGCAGACCCATTCGCGATTGCGCAATTAGCCGCTGCAACGATCACAGACCTCACGGGAGTTGAGAAGCACGACATCGCTCTCACTCTGGGCAGCGGCTGGGGCAAGGCCGCCGATATCATCGGAGAAACCACGGCGACCCTTGCTGCCGCTGACGTCCCCGGGTTCTCCAAGCCTGCGCTTGAAGGCCACGTTGGCACTATCCGATCCGTACTACTGCCGAACAACAAGCGTGCGCTCGTCATCGGTGCCCGCACGCATTACTACGAGAACCACGGCGTTCGTCGCGTGGTTCACTCGGTGCGCACCGCCGCTGCAACCGGCGCCAAGACGATGATTCTCACCAACGGGGCCGGAGGCATCAAAGACACCTGGACACCGGGAACCCCCGTGCTGATCAGTGACCACCTCAACCTCACCGCCGACTCGCCACTGGAAGGCGCGACTTTCATCGACCTCACCGATCTTTACAGCAAGCGCCTGCGCGCGATCGCTCAGTCGATCGACCCCAGTCTCGATGAGGGTGTCTACACCCAGTTCCGCGGCCCACACTACGAGACCCCCGCCGAAGTGCAGATGGCGAAAATCATGGGTGGCCACATTGTGGGAATGTCCACCGCACTTGAGGCCATCGCCGCACGCCAGGCGGGTATGGAAATCTTAGGAATGTCGCTCATCACCAATCTGGCGGCCGGCATCCAGACCACGCCCCTCAGCCACGAAGAAGTCCTTCAGGCAGGTAAAGACGCTGAAGAACAGATCAGTGCCCTGCTCGCACAGATTGTGATCGCGCTATGA